The window AAGTGAGCCGTGACGAGCGTCACGTCGTAAAAATCGTTTAGCAGGAGGGCGGCGAGCGTCGAGTCCTTTCCCCCGCTGTAGAGGAGTCCGAGTTCCATCTCAGCGGCGTTTGATGTTGAAGCTCTTCTTATCGGGCTTCAGTTCGCGGAGCAGTTCTTTCATTTTCTGGTCGTCGATTTTGCCGTTGATTCGCCCGCTTTGTGCGATAGCGAGGATTTGTTGTTCGACTTGGTCGGCGAACTGCGGCTTGCTCATCCGAACCGAGTTCAGTCGTTTACGAGCGCCGTCGGTGAGGTACTGCCGGAGCAGGGCCTGCTTCTGTGCATCAGCCTGCTGTTGTGCCTGTTGTTGGGCATCTTCTTGCTGTTTTTGATCCTGCAGTTCCTCCATCTTTTTCTTTCGAAGCTCTTCCAGTCGGTCGTCGTCAGGACTTCCACTCATGCCTTGTCCCTTGCTTACCGCGCACGACCAAAAACAATTACGGAGGACACCGTCCGAGCAGGTGAGAAAATCGAGACGGTCGAACTGTAGATTCGAGAATAGTCACGACTCACGGGGAGAAAAAACGATAGTCGAAAACGGAAATCGCGTTCTTACGCGTAGCGTTCGAGTTCCGGTCGGTCCAGGTCGGACATGACCTCACCGGCCGTATCGTCGAGGAAACTGCGACCCTCGGCGGAGATTTCGCGGCCGCGTACCTCGCTGGACTCGATGAGGCCTTCCTCTTCGAGCTGCTGGAGGATGGTTCGGATGACCTTCTTGCTCCCGTCAGCGCGGTGTGCCGGTGCGACGACGTAGCGGTTCGAACCGGATTTGGTGTCGCCGTATTCGGTCGAAAGGCGTTCGACGCCGACCGGTCCGTCCACAGCCACCTTTCGGAGGAGGCTGCCTGCACGGACGTACCAGAAGTCGTCCTGCTCCGGAGGCAGTTCGCGTTGTGCGCCGGTTTTTGCGAACTCGAACCAGTCCGGTTGTTCGATTCGATCTGCAAGCTCGTCGGCGAGCGCTTCGATGAGCGCGTCAGCCGGAACGTCGTAGAGCGTCGTCATACGATTGGATTCCCTTCGGCGGCGTTTAAAGCCATCGTTACGGAGTTCGGACGAGCAGGGTGGGATGCCGTCTCAACCACCGTTCGCGCCGGAGAGTGCAGTTCGAGGTATTGCATGATAGCGAACAGTTGGCTCCCCACTGTGCGGTCGGTCCCCAATTCACGGCCGATTATCGGGGACTACTCGCCGTTCGTCTTGTCAGCTTCCAACATCGCTATCGTCACCCCGCCGAGCATCGTCGGAAGCCAGTAGGTCGCACCACGGTGAATGAACGCCGCCGCACCTGCCGTCGCCGCAGTGACACCCGTAATCGGCACCAGTAGCAGGACCAGTGCCGCCTCGACACCGCCGAGGCCGCCCGGGAGTGGTGCGACGCCAGCGATACTCCCTATCGGAACGATGAACAACACCGCCGCGAACGGAACGGGGTGTCCGAGCGAGTAGAGCGACAACCACAGCGAGATGGACGAGAGGAGCCATCCGAACGCCGAAAAGAACACGGCAAGAAGGAGACCACGACGGTCACCCGCGATTCGCTCGATAGCACCGAAAAACCCGTCGACTCGCCGCTTGACGGCAGGTTTTGTCGTCGGGTTCACGTTCGGGACGACGCGCGCAGCGATGCCGATGAGCGGGACGGCACCACCCGCGATACCTTCCCCCACACGGTCCCGGTTCTGCCAACCGACGACCGCCGCAGTGGGAATCGCGACCGCTATCACGACGATAGTGAGTGCAACCAGTTCTATCGTATCACCGAGCGTGACCACCGTCGCGTAGTAGGCGACACCGACCAGCGCAAACGTGATCGAGGGGACGAAGTTGATGGAGTCTACGGTCGCGATAGCGCCGAGGCTGGTCTCGTACTCGGCGTTCGTCACCCGAGAGATGAGCAGGGCGGTGAACGGTTCGCCACCGGCTTGCCCGAACGGCGTCACGTTGTTGGCGAACGTCGCGCCCGCGTAGAGGAAAAACGCCCGGAGCGCGGAGACGTGAACGCCGAGAATCCCGAGAACGGTACGGAGCGACATCGCCCACGAGAAGAGCCAACAGAGTGCAACGACCACGACGAGGGCAACCACCCGAGCATTCGCCATCGACAACGCCGAGATCACGCGGTCGATACCGAGGA of the Haladaptatus caseinilyticus genome contains:
- a CDS encoding DNA-binding protein; amino-acid sequence: MSGSPDDDRLEELRKKKMEELQDQKQQEDAQQQAQQQADAQKQALLRQYLTDGARKRLNSVRMSKPQFADQVEQQILAIAQSGRINGKIDDQKMKELLRELKPDKKSFNIKRR
- a CDS encoding 30S ribosomal protein S19e, yielding MTTLYDVPADALIEALADELADRIEQPDWFEFAKTGAQRELPPEQDDFWYVRAGSLLRKVAVDGPVGVERLSTEYGDTKSGSNRYVVAPAHRADGSKKVIRTILQQLEEEGLIESSEVRGREISAEGRSFLDDTAGEVMSDLDRPELERYA
- a CDS encoding lysylphosphatidylglycerol synthase transmembrane domain-containing protein yields the protein MRLDLGDLRTIVVGFVAAVAVLLVVFSVLGIDRVISALSMANARVVALVVVVALCWLFSWAMSLRTVLGILGVHVSALRAFFLYAGATFANNVTPFGQAGGEPFTALLISRVTNAEYETSLGAIATVDSINFVPSITFALVGVAYYATVVTLGDTIELVALTIVVIAVAIPTAAVVGWQNRDRVGEGIAGGAVPLIGIAARVVPNVNPTTKPAVKRRVDGFFGAIERIAGDRRGLLLAVFFSAFGWLLSSISLWLSLYSLGHPVPFAAVLFIVPIGSIAGVAPLPGGLGGVEAALVLLLVPITGVTAATAGAAAFIHRGATYWLPTMLGGVTIAMLEADKTNGE